Proteins found in one Candidatus Poribacteria bacterium genomic segment:
- a CDS encoding STAS domain-containing protein, with translation MLAEIRQREGVIVIRPTGRMIGAANAEIREQINEELEEHFDSPKVIFNLENVTRMDSSGLGTLVSVNVTVSRKGGRTALVNAGAHIRNLLILGRLMTVFETYNSEEEGILALTSEES, from the coding sequence ATGTTAGCAGAAATACGTCAAAGAGAAGGGGTCATCGTTATTCGACCCACCGGACGCATGATCGGTGCAGCAAATGCTGAAATTCGAGAGCAGATTAATGAGGAACTGGAGGAGCATTTTGATTCTCCGAAGGTTATCTTTAATCTTGAGAATGTCACCCGTATGGACAGTAGTGGGCTTGGCACGCTCGTCTCTGTGAATGTGACTGTCTCCCGTAAAGGCGGACGGACAGCACTTGTCAACGCCGGTGCACATATCCGCAACCTTCTTATCCTCGGCCGCTTAATGACTGTCTTTGAAACTTACAACAGCGAAGAAGAGGGAATCCTCGCGCTAACTTCTGAAGAGAGTTAA
- a CDS encoding PmoA family protein, which yields MANQNLPTFTVNAGFHDRDGCPVSVNVDHPGVSQLHDHSVTLTDVESGGTISAQCYADEDGITTLNWILNGLAAGESRTYTLSEGSVAGESGVQLNEEAATIAVTLNDRPFTTFRYATSNNKGQFRPYFFPVFGPDGREVTRGETSEISKDHVHHRSLYVAYGEVNDVDLWGEGSNSGRVVHQGFTQKQGGAVVGRIYTHNNWETQSGDVLMTDKQNFRIYNLPEDAALIDLDLSFIASAGDVHFGDTKEGGIMSIRVHPSMNASDGGKIENAFGGINEAETWGKRANWCDYSGVVDGTPVGIAVFDHIVNPRYPTYWHVRNYGLMGSNIFGGGTFEGDPAKDGSYTLKQSEEMHFRFRVLIHAGDATVGKAGQKYHDFINPPAVEVS from the coding sequence ATGGCAAATCAGAATCTTCCAACGTTTACTGTCAACGCCGGTTTCCATGATCGAGATGGATGCCCGGTCAGTGTTAACGTTGACCATCCCGGTGTGAGCCAACTTCACGATCATTCTGTCACCTTGACAGATGTCGAATCCGGTGGCACTATCTCAGCGCAATGCTACGCCGACGAGGACGGTATTACAACCTTAAACTGGATACTCAATGGACTCGCCGCTGGTGAATCGCGGACCTATACCCTTTCAGAGGGAAGCGTTGCTGGCGAATCGGGTGTCCAACTAAATGAAGAAGCCGCAACTATTGCCGTCACACTCAATGACCGCCCCTTTACAACGTTCCGTTATGCGACTTCTAACAACAAGGGGCAATTCCGCCCCTACTTCTTCCCTGTCTTCGGCCCCGATGGACGCGAGGTAACGCGCGGTGAAACAAGCGAGATATCGAAAGATCACGTGCATCACCGTTCACTCTACGTCGCCTATGGCGAAGTTAATGACGTTGATTTGTGGGGTGAAGGAAGCAATTCTGGAAGAGTCGTGCATCAAGGCTTTACACAAAAGCAAGGCGGTGCTGTCGTCGGCAGGATTTATACACATAACAATTGGGAGACACAGTCCGGTGATGTCTTGATGACGGATAAGCAGAACTTCCGAATCTATAACCTTCCTGAGGATGCTGCGCTTATTGACTTGGATCTCAGTTTCATCGCTTCGGCGGGAGACGTTCATTTCGGAGATACCAAAGAAGGCGGTATTATGTCGATTCGAGTGCATCCGTCGATGAACGCTTCTGATGGCGGAAAGATTGAGAACGCTTTTGGCGGGATTAATGAGGCGGAAACTTGGGGAAAACGGGCGAACTGGTGTGATTATTCTGGCGTTGTTGACGGAACACCTGTCGGGATTGCTGTGTTTGATCATATTGTCAACCCGCGTTATCCGACATATTGGCATGTGCGTAACTACGGGTTAATGGGAAGCAATATCTTCGGTGGCGGCACCTTTGAAGGAGACCCTGCTAAAGATGGCTCCTACACGCTCAAACAGAGTGAAGAGATGCACTTCCGGTTCCGCGTCCTGATTCATGCAGGTGATGCAACTGTTGGAAAGGCTGGACAGAAATATCACGATTTCATCAACCCACCCGCTGTTGAGGTTTCCTGA